The region CCCGATACCGAGGTTCACCACGTCCCCGCGCCGCAGTTCCGCCAGGGCGCGGCGGGCCATGTGCATGCGCGCCTCGTCCACCTTCTTGCTGCTGCCCCTGACGTCGGCGCTGCTGCCGAGTGCCTCGGCGGTCAGGGTCGCCTGCACGAGGTAGTCCACGTACAGCCCCGGCGTGTGTACCTGCTCCGGGGGAATGGTGCCCACCGGGACGATCTCCTCGACCTCCGCCACGACGAGGTCGGCGGCAGTGGCCATGGCGCGGTTGAAGTTCTGCTCCGTCAGACGGTACTGGAGGTTCCCGGCCTCATCCGCCCGCCACGCCCGCACGAAGGCCACGTCACCGCGCAGGGCGGGCACGAAGATCATCTCCCGGCCGTTCAGGACGCGCACGTCCGCGTCCCCGGCGATGACGGTCCCGGCAGCGGTGGGCGTGTAGAAGCCCCCGATGCCTGCCCCCCCGGCCCGGAGCGCCTCGGCCAGCGACCCTTGAGGGATGAGCTGCACCTCCAGACGCCCCTCCTGAGCGGCGGCCACCGCCTCGCGGTTGCTCGTGAAGAACGACCCGATGGCCTTCCTCAGCTGACCGTTCCGCAGCAGGCGCCCGCCACTCAGGCCCGCCTCGCCCACGTTGTTCGCCACGTACGTCAGGTCACGCACGTCCGTCTCGGCCAGCGCGTGCACCAGATGCACCGGATTCCCGGTCATGCCGAAGCCGCCCACCAGCAGCGTCTGGCCGGATTTCACGAGCGCAGCGGCTTCCGGCGCGGTAATGACCGGCACGTGCTTCAGGCCCATCGGGATTGCCGTCGCGGTCATGCCTCCACCCGCTCAATGATGGCGGCCTCGCCCTGCCCGACGCCCACGCACAGCGTCGCCAGTCCGTAACGGCCCTCGCGGCGCGCCAGTTCGTGGGTCAGCGCCACGATCAGCCGCGCGCCGCTCATGCCCAGCGGGTGGCCCAGCGCGATCGCGCCGCCGTTCACGTTCACGCGCTCCTGCGGCAGGTCCAGTTCGCGGATGCAGGCCAGCGCCTGCGCGGCGAAGGCCTCGTTCAGTTCGATCAGGTCCAGGTCCTGCACGCTCAGGCCGGTGCGAGAGAGCAGCTTGCGGGTGGCGGGAATCGGGCCCAGGCCCATCACGCGGGCCTCGACGCCCGCCGCCGCCGCGCCCACCCAGCGGGCCAGCGGCGTGACGCCCAGTTCGCGGGCCTTCGCGGCGCTCATCAGGACCAGCGCGGCCGCGCCGTCGTTCAGGCCGCTGGCATTCCCGGCGGTCACGCTGCCCCCCTTGCGGAAGGCGGGTTTCAGGCCCGCCAGGGT is a window of Deinococcus grandis DNA encoding:
- a CDS encoding 3-oxoacid CoA-transferase, with the translated sequence MTATAIPMGLKHVPVITAPEAAALVKSGQTLLVGGFGMTGNPVHLVHALAETDVRDLTYVANNVGEAGLSGGRLLRNGQLRKAIGSFFTSNREAVAAAQEGRLEVQLIPQGSLAEALRAGGAGIGGFYTPTAAGTVIAGDADVRVLNGREMIFVPALRGDVAFVRAWRADEAGNLQYRLTEQNFNRAMATAADLVVAEVEEIVPVGTIPPEQVHTPGLYVDYLVQATLTAEALGSSADVRGSSKKVDEARMHMARRALAELRRGDVVNLGIGIPTLVADLITPEHGVNLHTENGMLGVGPAPEQGGALDYPVNAGKIPVTALPGASYFDSADSFGMIRGGHVDVAVMGGLQVDAQANLANWAVPGKPLLGVGGAMDLASGARRLIVLMTHTDPDGTPKVVPECTLPLTSRGAVSMIITDRAVFEFREGTLTLTELMPGATLDEVRAGTGAAFTEAL